One Candidatus Methylacidithermus pantelleriae genomic window carries:
- a CDS encoding peptidylprolyl isomerase, protein MGGNPQLISLSFSFLLILSGFRLAAQSVDGIAAIVNDKVITFSEVRRQVEPTERILKESYSGPQLVERIKEARLSALRALIERELIIQNFKKEGYIIPDHVIEERLREIIRTQFEGDRLTMIRTLQANGMTIDQYKEDLKNQIIIQAMRAKNVPSQVVISPYQVERYYQEHIQQFTEDPQVKLWLIFIKKSVPPEDPLDSPSGPAPPDPALQRAQEILFRLKTGEDFAELARQYSEGPKQDAGGDMGWVTRDTLRKEVADVVFSLHPGQLSEVIPTDDGYYIAMVEDVKPAKVQPLSEVRKDIEKTLVQEERQKLQEKWLNKLRAKAFIKMF, encoded by the coding sequence ATGGGTGGAAACCCTCAGCTAATCTCCCTTTCCTTCTCTTTCCTCCTCATCCTTTCCGGTTTTCGCCTGGCGGCCCAGTCCGTCGACGGAATTGCGGCCATTGTGAACGATAAAGTGATCACTTTTTCTGAGGTTCGCCGTCAGGTGGAGCCCACGGAACGGATCCTCAAAGAAAGCTACTCTGGACCCCAGCTGGTTGAACGAATCAAGGAAGCCCGGCTCAGCGCGCTCCGAGCGCTCATCGAACGCGAATTGATCATTCAAAATTTTAAAAAGGAGGGGTACATCATTCCCGATCACGTTATTGAAGAGCGTCTTCGTGAGATCATACGCACTCAGTTCGAAGGGGATCGGCTTACAATGATCCGAACTCTGCAGGCCAATGGGATGACCATAGACCAGTACAAAGAGGACTTAAAAAACCAGATTATCATTCAGGCGATGCGGGCTAAAAATGTCCCTTCCCAAGTGGTGATTTCACCCTATCAGGTGGAGAGATACTACCAAGAGCATATCCAACAGTTTACCGAAGATCCCCAGGTCAAACTATGGCTTATCTTTATCAAAAAATCGGTGCCCCCGGAAGATCCCTTGGATTCCCCGAGCGGTCCGGCTCCCCCTGATCCTGCCTTACAAAGAGCTCAAGAAATTCTTTTCCGGCTGAAAACCGGGGAAGACTTCGCAGAGCTGGCTCGCCAATATTCGGAGGGTCCTAAACAGGACGCCGGCGGTGACATGGGATGGGTTACACGGGACACTCTCCGCAAGGAAGTCGCTGATGTCGTGTTCTCGCTGCATCCAGGCCAGCTAAGCGAAGTCATCCCGACCGACGATGGATACTATATCGCCATGGTAGAGGACGTGAAGCCGGCTAAAGTACAACCACTTTCCGAAGTACGAAAAGATATCGAAAAAACGCTGGTACAGGAAGAAAGGCAAAAACTCCAAGAAAAATGGTTAAATAAGTTACGAGCAAAAGCCTTTATTAAAATGTTTTAA
- the mfd gene encoding transcription-repair coupling factor, whose product MRDPITRYLSRAAQAIEKEMGPLAPGGSYSLAGLPQPAWAVLIAAWYQKIPTTVVVVVPDNQTQETLAIDLEAWGVPPRRFPEWEKAGTNDALPDPDLLAQALYTAWLTLENPRTILLVSSQALQARLPAPKELQDASLVLEPGKTTGRDLLLGKLEASGYHREIEVEGRGQYAVRGCITDVFSWTQSLPVRCEWDGETLLSLREFDPVTQSSIRQLERASVCLWNPSDPSALGEATLFEYLPKTTLFLYGDLRIEGPVLHGSFYTHDFLHGPRGDWILEEKRRELLFFHLRQWVRDQWEILIFCNSEGEKQRLSQILAEENIQGSKAIQFFCRPMTRGFAWREGKLAVLTDNEIFGRYERAITRAIRARKSWDLLRGRVQTADWMDWEEGTLVVHAHHGIARFRGLHPMPDGRGEALLLEFAQGARLYVPLSHCHLVTRYVGPGKRKPPLDVLGGPRWGRALAAASKAAMEYAAKLLRIQAERQTLPGYAFPPDDAWQKTFEDAFLYEETPDQLRAIEETKRDMESPKCMDRLICGDVGFGKTEVAIRAIFKAVLAGKQAAFLCPTTVLARQHYRTLQERFADYPISVALLSRFQSPSEEKKILQGLACGNLDVVVGTHRLLSPDVRFRDLGLVVIDEEQRFGVRQKESFKEIFRRVDVLSLSATPIPRTLYLALAGVRDMSLLETPPPNRKPVETIIAPYDERLIRTAIERELARGGQVYFLHNRIGTLPQLRERLALLVPKASVEIIHGRMPKRTIEDVMQRFVDGKIDILLTTSIIENGLDIPNANTVLIDRADRFGLADLYQIRGRVGRAGEKAYAYLLLPKGFFISQDARKRVSAMEQYKELGSGFQIALRDLEIRGAGSLLGTDQSGHLSAVGFDLYCRLLQQAIQQLKGKKQPVLAECKIHLDFLGNGSFASVSATIPPSYLPDPRVRVAAYRALAQAESLAELDELLSSWRDRYGPLPQEVELLAGLARLRLQGAQKGLESIETVGDKLLLRRHGEPILLGHRLPRICSHNPMERIKEIEKWVETLS is encoded by the coding sequence ATGAGGGATCCCATTACCCGATATCTTTCGCGGGCCGCCCAGGCGATCGAAAAAGAAATGGGCCCCCTGGCCCCGGGTGGGTCTTACTCCCTTGCCGGATTGCCCCAGCCAGCCTGGGCAGTTCTTATAGCCGCATGGTATCAGAAAATCCCAACGACTGTGGTGGTCGTCGTCCCGGATAACCAAACGCAGGAAACCCTGGCGATCGATCTGGAAGCCTGGGGAGTGCCCCCAAGGAGGTTTCCCGAATGGGAAAAAGCAGGGACAAATGATGCGCTTCCCGACCCAGATCTTCTCGCCCAGGCCTTGTACACGGCATGGCTGACCTTGGAAAACCCCCGGACGATCCTTTTGGTGAGTTCTCAGGCCCTGCAAGCCCGGCTTCCGGCACCCAAAGAGCTTCAGGATGCATCCCTTGTGCTAGAACCAGGTAAAACTACGGGAAGGGATCTTCTTTTAGGAAAACTTGAAGCCAGCGGGTACCACCGAGAGATCGAAGTTGAAGGGCGAGGGCAATACGCCGTGCGGGGCTGTATCACGGACGTTTTCTCCTGGACTCAATCCCTTCCGGTTCGCTGCGAATGGGATGGAGAAACTCTCCTCTCCCTTCGAGAATTTGATCCAGTCACACAGTCTTCGATCCGGCAACTGGAGCGGGCCAGTGTCTGTCTTTGGAATCCGAGCGACCCCTCGGCGCTTGGGGAAGCGACGCTTTTTGAGTATCTCCCCAAAACGACCCTCTTTCTTTATGGGGACTTGCGGATTGAGGGGCCCGTTCTTCACGGATCCTTTTACACACATGATTTTCTTCACGGGCCGCGAGGGGACTGGATCCTTGAGGAAAAACGCCGCGAGCTCCTCTTTTTCCATCTCCGGCAATGGGTTCGGGACCAATGGGAAATTCTTATTTTCTGCAATAGCGAGGGAGAGAAGCAACGACTAAGCCAGATCCTTGCGGAAGAGAACATCCAGGGGTCCAAGGCGATCCAGTTTTTCTGTCGCCCGATGACGCGAGGATTTGCCTGGAGGGAGGGTAAACTTGCGGTCCTCACGGATAACGAGATTTTTGGGCGCTACGAGCGGGCGATCACCCGGGCGATCCGCGCCCGGAAAAGCTGGGATCTTTTGCGTGGGCGTGTCCAGACCGCGGACTGGATGGACTGGGAGGAAGGGACACTTGTGGTACATGCCCATCATGGAATCGCGCGCTTTCGGGGTCTCCACCCCATGCCGGACGGAAGGGGTGAAGCCTTACTTTTGGAGTTTGCCCAGGGAGCCCGGCTCTATGTTCCTTTATCTCACTGCCACCTGGTAACCCGCTACGTGGGCCCGGGCAAAAGAAAGCCTCCTCTCGATGTCTTGGGAGGGCCGCGTTGGGGCCGGGCACTGGCCGCCGCAAGCAAAGCCGCCATGGAATATGCGGCGAAACTTCTCCGCATCCAAGCGGAGCGGCAAACCTTGCCGGGATATGCGTTCCCTCCGGACGACGCCTGGCAAAAAACGTTTGAGGACGCTTTTTTGTACGAAGAAACCCCGGATCAATTGCGGGCCATTGAGGAAACGAAACGGGACATGGAATCGCCCAAATGCATGGATCGGCTCATCTGCGGAGACGTAGGATTCGGGAAGACAGAGGTCGCCATTCGCGCGATTTTTAAGGCGGTCCTTGCAGGAAAACAGGCCGCTTTTCTCTGCCCCACCACGGTCCTGGCCCGCCAACATTACCGGACTCTGCAAGAACGCTTTGCCGACTACCCGATTTCGGTTGCGCTTTTGAGCCGTTTCCAATCCCCATCTGAAGAAAAAAAGATCCTCCAAGGCTTGGCCTGCGGAAATCTCGACGTCGTCGTCGGAACCCATAGGCTTCTTTCCCCTGATGTGCGGTTTCGTGACCTTGGGCTTGTCGTAATTGATGAAGAGCAACGCTTCGGGGTACGTCAGAAGGAAAGCTTTAAGGAAATCTTTCGACGGGTTGACGTTCTTTCCCTCTCCGCCACGCCCATTCCGCGCACGCTCTACCTTGCCCTGGCAGGCGTCCGGGACATGAGCTTGCTAGAGACCCCGCCCCCTAACCGCAAGCCGGTAGAGACCATTATTGCCCCTTACGACGAACGACTCATCCGAACGGCTATCGAACGCGAGCTTGCCCGCGGGGGGCAAGTGTACTTCCTCCACAACCGAATCGGGACACTCCCACAACTTCGTGAACGACTTGCCCTTTTGGTTCCTAAAGCGTCCGTAGAAATCATCCACGGAAGAATGCCCAAACGGACGATCGAAGACGTCATGCAGCGGTTTGTGGATGGAAAGATTGACATCCTTTTGACCACCTCGATTATCGAAAATGGCTTGGATATTCCCAATGCGAACACGGTCTTGATTGACCGTGCCGATCGCTTTGGCTTGGCCGACCTGTATCAGATCCGGGGGCGCGTAGGACGTGCCGGAGAAAAAGCGTACGCTTACCTGCTTTTGCCCAAGGGGTTTTTCATCTCCCAGGATGCCCGCAAACGAGTCTCGGCTATGGAACAATACAAGGAACTGGGCTCCGGCTTTCAGATTGCGCTTCGTGACCTAGAGATTCGGGGAGCGGGAAGTCTTTTGGGAACCGATCAAAGTGGTCACTTGTCCGCGGTTGGTTTCGACCTGTACTGCCGACTCCTCCAGCAAGCCATCCAACAATTGAAGGGAAAGAAGCAACCGGTGCTAGCGGAATGCAAAATCCATCTGGATTTTCTTGGAAACGGCTCTTTTGCTAGCGTTTCGGCTACCATTCCTCCCTCCTACCTTCCGGATCCCCGGGTCAGGGTAGCCGCCTACCGGGCCCTGGCTCAAGCGGAGAGCTTGGCAGAACTGGACGAGCTTCTCTCTTCCTGGAGGGACCGCTACGGCCCCCTTCCCCAAGAAGTAGAGCTTTTAGCTGGCTTGGCACGACTTCGCCTGCAAGGTGCCCAAAAGGGTCTCGAATCGATCGAAACGGTGGGGGATAAGCTTCTCTTGCGTCGCCACGGAGAGCCGATTCTTCTGGGCCATAGACTTCCCAGGATTTGTTCGCACAACCCCATGGAACGAATCAAAGAAATTGAAAAATGGGTGGAAACCCTCAGCTAA
- a CDS encoding malate dehydrogenase codes for MKVAVIGAGAVGTAIAAKIVERNLADVVLVDVVPGLAEGKALDILHASPILGFTRTIRGTTELEACLWSELVVVACGRTRQPGMTREELLEQNAATIREVAATLRAYAPGATVLVVTNPLDVMTWLVAEVTGFPRKRVLGMAGVLDAARLRYLLGQELGVAPKDVSTLVLGSHGEQMLPLLGYTFVGGVPVKEKISQAQWDELVRKTREAGADIVRLLQKGSASYAPAVSVVEMVEAILLDQKRILVASVWCDGPYGIRGAYLGLPVLLGREGIEAIQELSLSQEELLCLQRTAKEIEGLFAKVASLRA; via the coding sequence ATGAAAGTCGCTGTAATCGGCGCCGGGGCAGTCGGAACTGCCATCGCCGCAAAAATCGTCGAGCGAAATCTTGCCGACGTTGTTCTCGTGGATGTCGTCCCCGGGCTTGCGGAAGGTAAGGCATTAGACATCCTGCATGCCTCCCCAATACTGGGATTTACCCGCACGATCCGCGGAACCACCGAGCTGGAAGCTTGTCTGTGGAGCGAGCTTGTGGTGGTCGCTTGCGGCCGAACCCGACAGCCGGGAATGACTCGGGAAGAGCTATTGGAACAAAATGCAGCCACCATACGAGAAGTTGCGGCAACCTTGCGAGCTTATGCGCCAGGCGCAACGGTCCTTGTGGTCACCAACCCGTTAGACGTCATGACGTGGCTGGTAGCCGAAGTGACCGGATTCCCACGAAAGCGTGTGTTGGGAATGGCCGGAGTACTGGACGCAGCCCGGCTTCGCTACTTGCTTGGGCAAGAGTTAGGAGTCGCCCCCAAGGATGTGTCAACCCTTGTCCTGGGAAGTCATGGGGAACAGATGCTCCCGCTTTTAGGCTATACCTTTGTCGGGGGAGTTCCCGTCAAAGAAAAAATTTCCCAGGCCCAATGGGACGAGCTGGTGAGGAAAACGCGCGAGGCAGGCGCCGACATTGTGCGACTTCTCCAGAAAGGAAGTGCCTCTTACGCACCCGCGGTGTCGGTCGTTGAAATGGTCGAAGCCATCCTCTTAGACCAGAAGCGGATCCTGGTTGCCAGTGTGTGGTGCGACGGGCCCTACGGGATCCGAGGGGCTTACTTAGGACTCCCGGTGCTTTTGGGGAGAGAGGGAATCGAAGCAATCCAGGAGCTATCTCTTTCCCAAGAAGAACTTTTATGCCTCCAGCGCACGGCGAAGGAAATTGAGGGACTTTTTGCCAAGGTGGCAAGCTTGCGCGCCTAG
- a CDS encoding copper resistance CopC family protein, translating into MAISLETQEKVTATPFFAAAFPLSYDPKPGASLSEPHTVTIRFTEPIARSFTSLFWERGTLRGSLDRLHLLSDGQGLQGVLGANRPLSPGLYWVRWQALSLRDGTFSQGGFPVYWKAESPYPASRLRPWVEVHRVSFWPTVWVSYAAHLGYAFVLGSALASVLFTRLRTGVPPLGLGWSLLQKWKKKGGVFAWFGFLVALAGAAGEALLPVWDGKEFLGISPGAALRLYLGTSPFWGGTARLFGALVAFPSLWIAYRHFATPRKTFSLELVAVLSLVAAEVVPEGWAYLAPWWEIGRGFLFASTEAWLGLLLVSAWVLAPVIRKAENRSVASWLLGKLGVFLVLLLGGGVAVGTWFWIELFGKTVDLWRSEWGQDLARAVMLFGCLVLVRSYHVFRVGPCLMGEESVFAPIGKRLGLSFGKRQAPRRLPLPIALEA; encoded by the coding sequence ATGGCCATCTCTTTGGAGACACAGGAAAAGGTGACAGCGACGCCCTTCTTTGCGGCTGCGTTTCCTCTCTCCTACGATCCCAAACCTGGCGCTTCTCTTTCCGAGCCCCATACGGTTACTATCCGGTTCACTGAGCCGATTGCGCGAAGCTTCACCAGCCTTTTTTGGGAACGGGGGACCCTCCGCGGTTCGCTTGACCGGCTCCATCTTCTTTCGGACGGGCAGGGGCTTCAGGGCGTATTGGGTGCAAACCGGCCACTCTCTCCGGGTCTTTATTGGGTCCGGTGGCAGGCTCTTTCGCTGCGGGATGGAACCTTTAGCCAGGGAGGCTTTCCGGTATACTGGAAAGCGGAATCGCCGTATCCTGCCTCTCGTTTACGTCCTTGGGTTGAGGTACACCGGGTGAGTTTTTGGCCCACGGTTTGGGTCAGTTATGCGGCCCATCTGGGCTACGCGTTTGTTTTGGGGTCTGCCCTCGCGAGCGTACTATTTACCCGGTTACGAACCGGAGTTCCCCCGCTCGGTCTAGGGTGGAGCCTATTGCAGAAATGGAAAAAAAAGGGTGGGGTTTTCGCTTGGTTCGGTTTTCTTGTGGCGTTGGCGGGAGCAGCCGGGGAGGCTCTTTTGCCCGTGTGGGACGGCAAGGAATTTCTGGGGATTTCCCCAGGGGCTGCCTTACGTCTTTATCTTGGCACATCACCGTTTTGGGGAGGTACCGCTCGGCTTTTCGGCGCCTTAGTTGCATTTCCTTCGCTCTGGATTGCCTACAGGCACTTTGCCACTCCACGGAAAACGTTTTCTTTGGAACTTGTCGCGGTCCTTTCTCTGGTCGCGGCGGAAGTTGTCCCAGAAGGGTGGGCTTACCTAGCTCCATGGTGGGAAATCGGTAGAGGTTTTCTCTTTGCTTCGACGGAAGCGTGGCTAGGGCTTCTCCTTGTTTCAGCTTGGGTCCTGGCTCCTGTCATCCGCAAAGCGGAGAATCGCTCCGTTGCATCCTGGCTACTGGGCAAACTTGGGGTTTTTTTGGTACTCCTCTTGGGAGGAGGAGTGGCGGTTGGAACGTGGTTTTGGATAGAACTCTTTGGGAAGACTGTGGATCTTTGGCGCTCGGAATGGGGACAAGATCTTGCTCGAGCGGTGATGCTTTTTGGATGCCTCGTTCTGGTCCGTTCCTACCATGTGTTCCGCGTTGGGCCCTGCTTAATGGGAGAGGAAAGCGTCTTTGCTCCGATCGGAAAAAGACTGGGACTATCGTTTGGGAAACGCCAGGCCCCTCGAAGGTTACCCCTCCCGATCGCGCTGGAGGCATAA
- a CDS encoding malate dehydrogenase, which translates to MKVAVIGAGAVGTAIAAKIVERNLADVVLVDVVPGLAEGKALDILHASPILGFTRTIRGTTELEACLWSELVVVACGRTRQPGMTREELLEQNAATIREVAATLRAYAPGATVLVVTNPLDVMTWLVAEVTGFPRKRVLGMAGVLDAARLRYLLGQELGVAPKDVSTLVLGSHGEQMLPLLGYTFVGGVPVKEKISQAQWDELVRKTREAGADIVRLLQKGSASYAPAVSVVEMVEAILLDQKRILVASVWCDGPYGIRGAYLGLPVLLGREGIEAIQELSLSQEELLCLQRDREG; encoded by the coding sequence ATGAAAGTCGCTGTAATCGGCGCCGGGGCAGTCGGAACTGCCATCGCCGCAAAAATCGTCGAGCGAAATCTTGCCGACGTTGTTCTCGTGGATGTCGTCCCCGGGCTTGCGGAAGGTAAGGCATTAGACATCCTGCATGCCTCCCCAATACTGGGATTTACCCGCACGATCCGCGGAACCACCGAGCTGGAAGCTTGTCTGTGGAGCGAGCTTGTGGTGGTCGCTTGCGGCCGAACCCGACAGCCGGGAATGACTCGGGAAGAGCTATTGGAACAAAATGCAGCCACCATACGAGAAGTTGCGGCAACCTTGCGAGCTTATGCGCCAGGCGCAACGGTCCTTGTGGTCACCAACCCGTTAGACGTCATGACGTGGCTGGTAGCCGAAGTGACCGGATTCCCACGAAAGCGTGTGTTGGGAATGGCCGGAGTACTGGACGCAGCCCGGCTTCGCTACTTGCTTGGGCAAGAGTTAGGAGTCGCCCCCAAGGATGTGTCAACCCTTGTCCTGGGAAGTCATGGGGAACAGATGCTCCCGCTTTTAGGCTATACCTTTGTCGGGGGAGTTCCCGTCAAAGAAAAAATTTCCCAGGCCCAATGGGACGAGCTGGTGAGGAAAACGCGCGAGGCAGGCGCCGACATTGTGCGACTTCTCCAGAAAGGAAGTGCCTCTTACGCACCCGCGGTGTCGGTCGTTGAAATGGTCGAAGCCATCCTCTTAGACCAGAAGCGGATCCTGGTTGCCAGTGTGTGGTGCGACGGGCCCTACGGGATCCGAGGGGCTTACTTAGGACTCCCGGTGCTTTTGGGGAGAGAGGGAATCGAAGCAATCCAGGAGCTATCTCTTTCCCAAGAAGAACTTTTATGCCTCCAGCGCGATCGGGAGGGGTAA
- a CDS encoding copper resistance CopC family protein encodes MAISLETQEKVTATPFFAAAFPLSYDPKPGASLSEPHTVTIRFTEPIARSFTSLFWERGTLRGSLDRLHLLSDGQGLQGVLGANRPLSPGLYWVRWQALSLRDGTFSQGGFPVYWKAESPYPASRLRPWVEVHRVSFWPTVWVSYAAHLGYAFVLGSALASVLFTRLRTGVPPLGLGWSLLQKWKKKGGVFAWFGFLVALAGAAGEALLPVWDGKEFLGISPGAALRLYLGTSPFWGGTARLFGALVAFPSLWIAYRHFATPRKTFSLELVAVLSLVAAEVVPEGWAYLAPWWEIGRGFLFASTEAWLGLLLVSAWVLAPVIRKAENRSVASWLLGKLGVFLVLLLGGGVAVGTWFWIELFGKTVDLWRSEWGQDLARAVMLFGCLVLVRSYHVFRVEPCLMGEESVFAPIGKRLGRWFRKRQVPRRLLLPIGWLLGSFPLECVLCAVFLFFGARLEVDPAASFVVSSPSKRWSQTATDGKLRLLWEECRADRMDVEFLPDSPGEIELFSVPLLSLSNASNPLAKKTFVGHQDGYRLWSFPVKLLERPGKWTLEIQWIDASQSARQSVVCFSWPPWDSPASGRFEAQDRWGKSLMGLGAVAVAGVLVSQWVILRRIRASVWRELAEGKSPGVDPHFSFPIRSWLWGLGVTAIVLFVASFVVNKRLKTDFQRDCRRQGGLWAFSYPVNEGRALSDKACLGCTLEASLEHFSLFEAYRFFLRPTELDTVFSWEPREPIAGRPLKVEVTLKEQEIFPFPYPSFEHRTQMDEVGREPWQVFIVDKTFSYFCRMSLSDANFRLDAQGLPAIAFQWIPPRPGTYGICVAYRSHGHEREPYFLLEVKKTKRPDGQEAVRKDDSTLLVSGAPRVRCGKYWVSLQAPRTIRAGHTCRLSLSVRDGHGRSVLLEPCGGAAVCGVAIRSDLQQWVPFQGRPKLKGSVFFQRSFPRWMGMPYHATPERFVGLVELPLNFVLGGAYRLCLQFFEGTQTYTAVFPLEVEGAMRPWWLPPNRARPRF; translated from the coding sequence ATGGCCATCTCTTTGGAGACACAGGAAAAGGTGACAGCGACGCCCTTCTTTGCGGCTGCGTTTCCTCTCTCCTACGATCCCAAACCTGGCGCTTCTCTTTCCGAGCCCCATACGGTTACTATCCGGTTCACTGAGCCGATTGCGCGAAGCTTCACCAGCCTTTTTTGGGAACGGGGGACCCTCCGCGGTTCGCTTGACCGGCTCCATCTTCTTTCGGACGGGCAGGGGCTTCAGGGCGTATTGGGTGCAAACCGGCCACTCTCTCCGGGTCTTTATTGGGTCCGGTGGCAGGCTCTTTCGCTGCGGGATGGAACCTTTAGCCAGGGAGGCTTTCCGGTATACTGGAAAGCGGAATCGCCGTATCCTGCCTCTCGTTTACGTCCTTGGGTTGAGGTACACCGGGTGAGTTTTTGGCCCACGGTTTGGGTCAGTTATGCGGCCCATCTGGGCTACGCGTTTGTTTTGGGGTCTGCCCTCGCGAGCGTACTATTTACCCGGTTACGAACCGGAGTTCCCCCGCTCGGTCTAGGGTGGAGCCTATTGCAGAAATGGAAAAAAAAGGGTGGGGTTTTCGCTTGGTTCGGTTTTCTTGTGGCGTTGGCGGGAGCAGCCGGGGAGGCTCTTTTGCCCGTGTGGGACGGCAAGGAATTTCTGGGGATTTCCCCAGGGGCTGCCTTACGTCTTTATCTTGGCACATCACCGTTTTGGGGAGGTACCGCTCGGCTTTTCGGCGCCTTAGTTGCATTTCCTTCGCTCTGGATTGCCTACAGGCACTTTGCCACTCCACGGAAAACGTTTTCTTTGGAACTTGTCGCGGTCCTTTCTCTGGTCGCGGCGGAAGTTGTCCCAGAAGGGTGGGCTTACCTAGCTCCATGGTGGGAAATCGGTAGAGGTTTTCTCTTTGCTTCGACGGAAGCGTGGCTAGGGCTTCTCCTTGTTTCAGCTTGGGTCCTGGCTCCTGTCATCCGCAAAGCGGAGAATCGCTCCGTTGCATCCTGGCTACTGGGCAAACTTGGGGTTTTTTTGGTACTCCTCTTGGGAGGAGGAGTGGCGGTTGGAACGTGGTTTTGGATAGAACTCTTTGGGAAGACTGTGGATCTTTGGCGCTCGGAATGGGGACAAGATCTTGCTCGAGCGGTGATGCTTTTTGGATGCCTCGTTCTTGTCCGTTCCTACCATGTGTTCCGCGTTGAGCCCTGCTTAATGGGAGAGGAAAGTGTCTTTGCTCCAATCGGGAAAAGACTGGGACGATGGTTTAGGAAACGCCAGGTTCCTCGAAGGTTACTCCTCCCGATCGGTTGGCTTCTAGGGTCGTTTCCCCTAGAATGTGTTCTCTGCGCGGTTTTCCTCTTTTTTGGAGCCCGCCTAGAGGTGGATCCTGCGGCCTCCTTTGTTGTGAGCAGCCCATCCAAAAGATGGAGCCAAACGGCAACAGATGGGAAGCTACGGCTCCTCTGGGAGGAGTGCCGAGCGGATCGGATGGACGTAGAGTTCCTCCCAGACTCCCCTGGAGAGATCGAGCTTTTTTCGGTGCCTCTCCTTTCCCTTTCAAACGCGTCTAACCCTTTGGCAAAAAAAACCTTTGTTGGCCATCAGGATGGGTACCGGCTGTGGTCGTTTCCCGTCAAGCTTCTCGAGCGCCCCGGAAAATGGACTCTTGAAATTCAATGGATAGATGCTAGCCAGTCGGCGCGACAAAGTGTTGTGTGCTTTTCATGGCCACCGTGGGATTCGCCGGCCAGTGGCCGGTTTGAGGCTCAGGACAGGTGGGGGAAGTCGCTAATGGGCCTCGGAGCAGTAGCCGTTGCAGGTGTGCTGGTTTCCCAATGGGTCATATTGCGACGGATACGGGCAAGCGTTTGGAGGGAGCTTGCGGAAGGAAAATCTCCTGGGGTCGATCCTCATTTTTCCTTTCCCATTCGTTCTTGGCTGTGGGGTTTGGGCGTAACGGCTATTGTCCTTTTTGTCGCGAGCTTTGTTGTGAACAAGCGCTTGAAAACGGATTTTCAGCGGGACTGCCGGAGGCAAGGGGGGCTCTGGGCGTTTTCCTATCCTGTGAACGAGGGCAGAGCCCTTTCAGACAAAGCTTGTCTTGGGTGTACCTTGGAAGCTTCCTTGGAGCATTTTTCCCTTTTTGAGGCCTACCGGTTTTTTTTGCGGCCCACCGAGCTCGACACCGTGTTTTCCTGGGAACCCCGCGAGCCCATTGCAGGTCGGCCCCTCAAAGTGGAGGTGACACTTAAGGAGCAAGAGATCTTTCCCTTTCCGTATCCCTCTTTTGAGCACCGAACGCAAATGGACGAGGTCGGCCGAGAACCCTGGCAAGTATTTATCGTGGACAAAACCTTCTCTTACTTCTGCCGGATGAGTCTTTCCGACGCGAATTTTAGGCTCGATGCCCAAGGTCTCCCAGCCATTGCTTTCCAATGGATTCCTCCCAGACCTGGCACCTATGGAATTTGTGTCGCTTATCGAAGTCATGGCCATGAACGAGAGCCCTACTTCCTTTTGGAAGTAAAAAAAACCAAACGACCGGACGGCCAGGAGGCGGTCCGAAAGGATGACTCTACCCTGTTGGTTTCGGGGGCTCCTCGGGTTCGATGTGGCAAATATTGGGTAAGCTTGCAGGCACCCCGCACGATCCGTGCCGGTCATACTTGCCGGCTTTCGTTGAGCGTGCGGGATGGTCACGGCAGGAGCGTTCTTTTAGAGCCATGTGGCGGGGCTGCGGTTTGCGGGGTGGCCATTCGTTCCGATCTCCAACAATGGGTTCCTTTTCAAGGCCGGCCAAAGCTAAAGGGAAGCGTTTTTTTCCAGCGCAGTTTTCCGCGCTGGATGGGAATGCCCTATCATGCAACGCCCGAGCGTTTTGTGGGTCTTGTTGAGTTACCGCTCAATTTTGTCCTCGGGGGAGCCTACCGGCTTTGCCTGCAATTTTTTGAGGGAACGCAAACCTATACAGCCGTTTTCCCTTTGGAAGTGGAAGGCGCTATGCGCCCGTGGTGGTTACCCCCTAACCGGGCCAGGCCTCGATTCTAA